One Gadus chalcogrammus isolate NIFS_2021 chromosome 7, NIFS_Gcha_1.0, whole genome shotgun sequence genomic window, ATGGTGTTAAAAATATCATATCTCATTTCCATTCCAGAACTCAACAATGGGCTGAATAGCACGGAGGATCTGTCCCTCAACCTGGAGAATGGCTATGCTAGCTACTCATGTGGTGGCCACTGAATATATCAAACCAGAGGAAGAAATGCTACTTTCATGGCATTGTATTAAGGTTACTTGAATAGGATTTAACTGATACCTTGTCTGTCTAGAGATTTCTAACTGCCCAAAACCTGGCTTTGTACCAGGTTATGCTGTCTTGACTGGCTTGTGTACATTGTAATGGCGACTTTAAATGTAAGCTCAGTTATAAGGACTGTATTTACTTCTATTATTTAATGCGATCCTTCAAGCTTTTCATATCGAGTATTGCTACAAGCTGTACAGTTCATGGTTCAATAAAAGTAAATAGGTCATGTATGTTGATTCTTAGAGACTTTAAATGGATTGAGCTAGTCACACTCTGCTTTGCAGTTCTACATAAGTTTAGGTAGGAGGTTAGAGAGAAATTTTACAATAGGGTTTACCAGTAGAGTAATCAACGAAAAACCTATCAATTTGTGCTCGCTTGAGTGACCCTTACAGATGCTTTATATCAGTATTGGTTCGCTATATTTTCCCATGTCACCTATTTTGCTATTGTTTTTATAACAGAATGAAGGCATTGCATATCGCTCCGTATTTCAAATCAATGTAAATATTCCTGTGTATTTTTAATGTTTCCCTCTAAGAGGATTTTCATGGCTTGGATTTATGCATTTATGCTAACTTTGTTGACACATTTTGATGTGAATGTCGAAGATAGTGATGGCGGTATTATTTGATCAATCCATAGCCATGACATTTCAGTTAAAAATGTTGGCCTCTGTTCTCTTATGCCATGACCAGTTCATATAGTGAATGTTACATATTTTAACTTTCACAAGGCTGCCTTCTTAAATGAATTCTTAGGATGTTGTAAAAGTTTGTATTTTAGTCCAATAAAAGaggtactgtatttatatatatattttatgttgtTAAACTGGAAAACTAATAATTAAAAGTGTTTTTGTGTAAGTAAAGATTTATTCACACATCATTTTAAAGACATAATGAAAACAGCATACTGCCTTATGTATCTACAAAGCATAGTTTATTTCACACCGCTGATATCTGATCCAGTGTCGGAGAAGAAATGTTGAGGAAGTTTATCTCTGAGTCGTCTCTGCCGTTATCAGAGCAGTCTGAAGGCATGTGGCATCCAGAGTCCCGGGGCCGGGACTCTACATCCATCATGCTCCTCTCACTGGGGGTCTCAGAACCCTGGTGCCGTTCACGACCACCTGTCAGGACGACAACAGAACACATTTGTTCCTGTGTGCTGTCAATGCGGACAATAACTGAGCATGCTCTTGTATTGACCCTGGTTTGATTGCGACGTGTCGCCCTATGCTGGGTGTCATTCCCTCTGCCTTTCAACCTGTTGTCCCGGCCAGATTGTATCTTGCAGATCCCAGATTGTCTCTACCTGGGCCCAGCTACAGCATCCGCTATAGGGAGTAAACCCTGTCCTTGTTAGTCGATCCCTAGACGGCATCACTGCCTTCACATCCCATATCCGACCTGTACAAACACATTAATTGAGTCTTCCAGTCGGTTTTCTTCCAGTGAGTGTGATTTCTACCATGACTCACGTTGTGGTTCTTGTAGCGACTCTGCGGCGGCGAGCAACCGACGTCTGTTATCTGGACAGATCTCGTTCAGCTCGGCCGGGTGGCGATCCCTCAGCCTCGCCAGGTCCTCTACCTCTTGGTGACCATGGAGACGAAGGATGCTGCTGCAATCCTGttccaacaaaaacaaaaacaacttaaGATAAATTCTATAGAACTAATTCTATTCATGCCCAATAGCGATCTAGGTGGGTGTCCTTGGAAGGATGGTTGCACAGCACCAAAGTGCGACAGTGTCATCCTCACCTGAGGGTCACTATTGAAAGcaccgtctgctaaatgactaaaggTGAATGTAAACAATAATGATCCTTCAGTACTAGTACTACAACTGGCCTCTATTATTCGTGAGACCTACCCCCAAGCTGTGCTgcttcagcagctcctccagactGTCCGGTCTGGGTTTGGAGCCCGGTCTATGGCTCAGGCACTTCTCGGACCCCCTGTCCTCCAGGATGTCCACGTAGACAAACTTGAAGCTTCCTATATTGCCGTTCAACATTCCTCTCCATATGCCCATGGTGGGTTTGGCGATCACGTCGATCACATCTCCCACCTGAGCGAGGGGAACAGAGGTGTTGCCAGAGGGCTTGTTGGTGGCCTCAAAACACTTTCACATGTTGAATTATATCCCCATCCTACTTGCTCATTGTTATGTTGGCTCAGTTCATGAGCCATCACAAGCCCTTTATTAAAACCGACCCTcttgtgacatcacacatgGGAGGGTTGTACGATTGATGGATCACCCTACCAGTTACTGGGATAGTCCACTTGGGTAGGCGGAACCATTAGCTTGCATTCAGATCCAAAGACATTTCGGTGGGCGGAAGGCTTACCTTGAGCCTCAGCGACTCCATGTCATACGGACTGGGCACGAAGTCGGTGTGGACCCTGGCTCGGGCGCAGGAGCGCGCCGGGGGAAGTAGGTCCTCCTCGGCCCTCAGACTGTTTCTGTTGCTGGAGCAGATGGAGCCGCTGGTGACGCCGCCTGGCGGAGGAACACATTGGACAAATACGGACGAGGAAGACTTCAGTGATAACTAAAGGGCCTATTTGACCTCCATTTCTGACGATGATTAGCCATTACATTCAATTCCTTTAATTTAACTAATTTCAAAATGTACCCTTTAGTGATATCCCGCGTGGGACTGTCCAGCCATTTGAAGTAGCTTGTTATGGCTAACCAATCGTTTAATAACACTTGGGGGGCCATTTCAGTCAATCAGAAGCAGGCAGTGTATCAGGTATTGTAAGCCAAAACCTTCCTGAGGTTCTAGTTTATTTGGGTCATAAATAATCTACTATTCATTTTGTAATAAAGTGCCAAATTtggtacatacagtatatagcttcatatatttaGAAGAAATCTGGATATTGTTTGGCGTTAAGTTAATAGAATCCCTTTTCTGATTGTTAATATTAGGTCCATAAGATGGATAAAGTCCACCTTGTAAGGCCTTACGTTATTAGCATTGATTGGCAGGACTGCTAACTGGCTGTGTGCCTTAAGGCACACGGAGCATGAAGGAGCTTACTGGAAGAGCTTTGTCCACTGTTGAGACTGTCCAGGCTTTCTGACAGGTTACTGGAACGCCTCTGCTGTCCTCCAGGTGACACATGAACCCTGCTGACCTGGTCCTGGCTCCTGGCCCTCTGCTCCCCACTCTGTGTTAAAACAAACCAGATAGGATTATTATaccgttctttctttcttacttcATTTCTCTATCCTGCCATCACCCAACATCGTGACTCTTCCACTAAGGACATTGAAATTAATATAATGGAAtccggccaatcagagagctgtCTGGGGTGACCTGTTGGATTGTTGTGGTTACCTAGGGTGCCCTGGTTtaaacagggacacacacattcTTCCGGGAAACACACATTCTCCTCTAGCCAGCAAAATCCGGAATTAGGATGGAGTCTCTTAGCTCCTTTTAGCTGAGGGCCAAAGATTGGTTTGGTGTGTGCTGAACCTCTCCTTATAGCCATCAGTCCCCAATGCctgcatccttgagcaaaatCATACGCCTATCCTTCTTTCTCTTCAATGTAAATTACTTTGAATTACAGCATCTTCAATTGACATAATTAAtagcaatataataataataataatagccaACATTTGTTAGCCAACTGTCTGATGAAGGCTCTGTGATTGTGAACATTCTACTGCTTCTCATTTATTCTCCTAATACATTTATTCTCTTCCTGGCCCTCATCACTGTCCTCTAAACATTTTTGTGGAACAGCCATCATTCCCCTCCTCAGATTGCTACCTACGTCCGGGACTCGACTCTTCACCCGTTTAACAAAACAGAAAGGCCTGTTAACGTTACCCACTGTCACACATTAGGGTCAATTTATTCCTTCATAACTTTGCTTTAACGCATGACTTCCCCTCTGACTTTTACCATGGAGGGGCCATTCCCGGGCCTTATTTGTGCCACGTGGTATCCGAGGGCACCGGATCGTCCCGATCTCAGTGTGTGccgtgggaggagggggtgaaaaTGTGCTGCTGAATGGTGACAGATGGGTGCAGTATAGCGGCCTACTACTGTGTTTATGTCTGCCCCACGTGgagcaacaacacaaacacaaacaagcacagatGGGAGCGTTAGTTTAGTGTCCCGCACCAGATTTATTTCTGCTTGCTTTATTTGTccttttctgtttctttctttctttttctttctttccttctcacTTATTTATCTCCCTGTTCTAAGTCAGTTTGTTTCTTATATTTGTGTGTTCTTGAGTTAGCATTACGCATCTTGCCGAGTTAAAGAGAAAAAGATGGTGCCAGATTATGGCTGTCGTtgtgattgtaattgtttggtAATTTCCTCGGCCACCTGTCATCTCCTGGTCTGCTGCAGCACCACAACGCTGTAATTGAACAAGATAATCAGCGTTCCTGTGTAAGCGCCCATCAAGGCGGACAAGACACTGCATTGAAGCAATGAAGCGTTTCTTTCAGGGGCAGGTCGTTAGATTTAATTTTAGCGGTCATCCAGGGCCCAGAATGGACCGGCTGTTACATTAACTCTTGGCTCACCTCCCAACACTGACCAGAGGGCCGTTAGAGAGACTACCCTCAAAGAGCCCTGCTGTGGGGCTGCCATGGTAACGCACTATTGTTTTAAAGGACGGGAACAAGCACAATATGTACCTTTCTAACAAGCTACGTAATTTCAACCTAAATCCCATATTACACCCTGGGTGCATCAGACCACAATAGCACATTATTAGAGTGCCTACTTTTTTTTTGATTAAGTGATTAAGTAAAGTTGTGATAGTAAAGTTGTAACTGTTTATAACGACacttataacaataataatcataatcagaCAATAGCGCAGCCTAGCTTACAGGGGACTCCGCAGCGTCTTCTTCATCTCTCAGGGACGGACGAGCCGGTGATGGAGAAGATCCTTTAGCTGCTCGTTGGCTCTTCTGAACGCCTGCTACCCCCTCACTAGGATCCCACTGTGCAATCCTGGACACTAGGGCCCCGTGAAAGACGTAGTCCCAGGGCTCAGGGGGAACtcggtgttgtgttgtggtgtggacGGAGGCTGCTGTCCCCGTCTGGGGAGGATCCCCGGGACTCCAGTAGTGACAGGGAGGACCACCTCTCTTCTTcagtctccctcctccatctccttcatcCTCTTCTTGTTCCCGTCTCTCTTCCTCgtctccaaccctacccttttTGTGTTTACCTTGGCTTGGAGGCCGTTGCCCCGGCAATGGAGTAGAGTGTCTCCCGCTCCGTCTGACCAATCCCATGCAAGACATGAGGGGGCTGTCGGCAGACGACGCCGCGGTTTTCTTCAAGTCTTCCAAAGACAAGAAGGAAGATTTTAAGTTTTGCACATTTCTTTTGCTATTTTTTCTCTAGGTAATTGGCCACAATGAGTCACCCTCACCCTTTGACTCGTTCTTTCCTCTCCCTGCTTCTCTCTGACTGGCCTTCTTGACAAGTAACAACCGGTGAAATCTTTTTTGCTTTCTGTGTGGTTCCGCTGTCCGAAGATCACGTTCCGCACTCTGTAACTGAGAGAATGAATGATCATTCAAAAAATGATATTTTTAGACAGTGAAATCAAAAAGTGAGACCGTCCAAGCGTATCCAAACCATTCATTGCAGTtattatttgtcattgggtttAAGCATCCAGGTCAATCTAACCCCAACATGTGCCCATATGCCATTTCATTAGCGCATGAACAAACTGTACACAACACAAATCAAGTGTCCTGGACAGCACTAAACTCATAGAAAGAGGCTTAAAGTGCATAGTCAATCTGATCTGgctgagacacacaaacacatgcacaaacacgcacacacacacacacgcacgcacgcacacacacacacacacacgcatgcacacgcacacacacacacacacacacacacacacacacacagcctgtcaCATTTAGCTCACGTCTACATTTCTTCCTGATCCCTGCAAAGGGCGGCCGGACCAAGCGGCTGCCAGGCTCCTGATTTATTGGGCCTGAAGATGCCATAAAAGAAATGTGACACCGAAAAGAATGTATGATATTAATATTGATCGGATGGATTTTTTTGCCCCTCACACACAACCTGCCAAAGATAAATTAAATGACTCATGTGTTTTGGAAGAAGTTTTAGACCTCGGTCCAActtttatttctttagaaccGATATTGTTAATTTGCTCTTTGGTCTCAGTGGCTAATGACCCAGACTGGAGTGAACTCAAAGTGAGATCTGTATTCAGGGGGTCGACAGGATTCAGTAGACAAGCTGAATCACACTGAGCTCTGGTAGAGTGCTGATgctacagagagaggtagagagtttctgcgttgccatggagaagctgctggtgacgACTCAGAGATAATGAGAATATGATATGGAGTTTTACCTGAGTTGGCAGGTCTCTGTCTGCTCCTCCAGAGACCAGTTCTACAGTGTTATCATCCCCTTCTCCACTGTCTGAAAGGTTTCAACACAGTCAAGGTGTCATTTGATAGAGCTGACTAtcagattttgaaaattcaatCCAAATATGATACTGTGTGTTGTCTTCCAAACAAAATCAAATCATCGTGGAATGGCTGAGATGAATTAAACAAACCTTTATGTTCCAAGGCTGAATGTGGATTGTGTGATCTGGAAATGATTGACAAATGGTGTGAAATGTCACTTTTACAATAATAAAATGTTCCATTCAATTATGAACGCAAGGCCACAAGAAGTGCATTTAGTGGGCATTAGTAATTATTATTCTAAATCAACATTTCAGTGTCTCTTCTCATACCTCCTGTTCTGTATTTTTTGTTTGGCTGGAGAGAGATGAATCTGGGATACATCATGGAAAcaacgggagggagggaggaaggaagcaaGCAGGAAAATAAGTCaggaaggaaagaaaaggaaaagaagaTTTGATCGTACATTTGACCAGTTCGTCCTCTCAAGAAGGCT contains:
- the LOC130385625 gene encoding SAM and SH3 domain-containing protein 1-like, which codes for MNLFCFTLDGSTDNIYEPPYHNQCIQGVLPGSSYSPAVLRRTPDWGGSDPCISSIHLSPAKQKIQNRRSHNPHSALEHKDSGEGDDNTVELVSGGADRDLPTQLQSAERDLRTAEPHRKQKRFHRLLLVKKASQREAGRGKNESKDLKKTAASSADSPLMSCMGLVRRSGRHSTPLPGQRPPSQGKHKKGRVGDEEERREQEEDEGDGGGRLKKRGGPPCHYWSPGDPPQTGTAASVHTTTQHRVPPEPWDYVFHGALVSRIAQWDPSEGVAGVQKSQRAAKGSSPSPARPSLRDEEDAAESPSGEQRARSQDQVSRVHVSPGGQQRRSSNLSESLDSLNSGQSSSSGVTSGSICSSNRNSLRAEEDLLPPARSCARARVHTDFVPSPYDMESLRLKVGDVIDVIAKPTMGIWRGMLNGNIGSFKFVYVDILEDRGSEKCLSHRPGSKPRPDSLEELLKQHSLGDCSSILRLHGHQEVEDLARLRDRHPAELNEICPDNRRRLLAAAESLQEPQRGRERHQGSETPSERSMMDVESRPRDSGCHMPSDCSDNGRDDSEINFLNISSPTLDQISAV